The Cottoperca gobio chromosome 22, fCotGob3.1, whole genome shotgun sequence genome contains a region encoding:
- the chico gene encoding chico, protein MMFPQSRHSASSQSSQPLKFTTSDSCDRIKDEFQFLQAQYHSLKLECDKLASEKSEMQRHYIMYYEMSYGLNIEMHKQAEIVKRLNGICAQVLPYLSQEHQQQVMGAIERAKQVTPPEMNSIIRQQLQVQHLSQLQGLALPVAPLPLGLTPPSLPAVSSSSGLLSLSSILANYSHGQAQAVKEDKAREAAERATRGEDGDKSD, encoded by the exons ATGATGTTTCCTCAATCAAGGCACTCG GCATCCTCTCAGTCCAGTCAACCTCTCAAGTTCACCACTTCTGACTCCTGTGACCGCATCAAGGATGAGTTCCAGTTCCTCCAAGCACAGTACCACAG TTTGAAGTTGGAGTGTGATAAACTGGCTTCTGAAAAGTCAGAGATGCAGCGTCACTATATCATG tactATGAAATGTCCTACGGGCTGAACATTGAAATGCACAAACAG GCTGAAATAGTGAAGAGACTGAATGGAATCTGTGCTCAGGTGCTGCCTTACCTGTCACAAGAG cATCAACAGCAAGTCATGGGCGCCATAGAGCGAGCCAAGCAAGTCACGCCCCCTGAGATGAACTCCATTATACGG CAACAGCTCCAGGTGCAGCACCTGTCCCAGCTCCAGGGCCTGGCCCTGCCTGTGGCCCCACTGCCCCTGGgcctcacccctccctccctgcccgctgtctcctccagctccggcctgctctccctctcctccatcctggCCAACTACTCCCACGGCCAGGCTCAGGCGGTGAAGGAGGACAAGGCCCGGGAAGCCGCAGAGAGAGCCACCCGAGGAGAGGACGGGGACAAGTCAGACTAG